Proteins found in one Saccharomyces mikatae IFO 1815 strain IFO1815 genome assembly, chromosome: 5 genomic segment:
- the BEM2 gene encoding GTPase-activating protein BEM2 (similar to Saccharomyces cerevisiae BEM2 (YER155C); ancestral locus Anc_8.207), with the protein MKGLLWSKNRKSSSTSTTSGSTSTSQKTTSTSTASSLSSPSSSSQTIRNSTSSAPQYMHSHHHHGQGHGYYKGEDSNRDKRKSSVFASSKQYTSTSSSQVNLGVYHSDTNARSSRSIASTLKDDSPSIYSEEDASNSSSQKSYAQDEASMAHKKSTHSKDMALPSRSSSLSPPQSRSSNGTAFERSLNSAGNSNSNNNGNEVEPRQRNVIHLSSDNYDTTVFKTGWVNKSHGQTVATNYNSSMTAPTSTSTSSSQNLRNDAYSRNRESRFYGNDSSSSKNDDNTNSSTISNGNDIASTRSSMALDPQMLVPDYRLYRAQLKGCVLNLYKSGLNSNVKFFDPSLPASNNNIANENHQQKKQQTNLHAQAEAQLQRQSSDQVGEPITLELKYLSEVYPHPDLKLDNEGKIISGTIESLCHAVLFYSGSKHSGIPSEKSLSKTHRTVINLLLMFPLIDQFIKFLKIFNQFGLSFTKNRSRLTNNSTQFYNISPAVDESMTQRLALATKTILDVFPGFLLDEPMLKAIISLLDTISLHNDEISNNLKIKIANKHNELMKLTAFSRSLSTATSSTHELEIILDPSYFLSLDIKTLADEVHQINLKFDKVWAPKFDYSLLYDSKFVNRRIISLNPLVFNNNQNVHFLGRLLVSHLFPTNPAFSKKVTPKVRAELLNKWVQIGCRFEHLGDMVSWLAVATIICSVPVLRSSSWKHVPDQSLKTIFKDWVPTIIQLERRQRTSKSTSSVFILAPPNLDDDFTRANVISYFGDLLIHADDLPSDAKFKYLEKKINRTKNAFHKWQQRLQAIDSARNKTNSSGNIGDNDSSTSVVYQLWKFHLSQSPLNIEGIMKLSLQHEPPTIDQKAYSTIGSQRSALVTGSYLPILFNELLPNYSLFPKNTLVGAASDAKLPPPRSSARLSKSLSISEPIMTSNSHTASPFTDEVLSASSDNNKVTGVGKIDGPVIKEMSSKQSNKQRLLKSVRDVFNIDMDVFHISDDLVFKSVYDNDGKSRPASMVIETPKRFSQHSSMLINNIATPNQKVRDSMDTAGRLSKTLENMDFFNNIGQVSDSLKESIIHVVLKSSSLEKIFDLLVLTTNIFSKLVDTKDLENYYYHQKQRSHSNRGPSDDNIGLLDYAFIRLTMDNDIFTETFFNTYKSFTTTTAVLENMAKRYVGAKSCSVSISKILGRNGDSKMKINEDSNLVSSSLYDQNFPVWDMKVIDDENVNLIYMAKIQIGAAEAILHLVKNHYSDFTDDLSSNSTLLDIIKIMEQEVSTEWPTRIANLKVQKGLPENFIIESENLLTVLTDLFHSTKSAYQKQLYRPIGVNRTQRRITDNLNYFNKFSFTDLNSIIDDPSFNDDMIRSFQKLRSTNYEDILEWIYQLDNFISKKVNLVSKKDWIVIFQELELLSKESLVSFFNYPLHFKSSKLINPGYLQLHEFEISNLFTWISTLIIKDNEGKDSLFFERLPQSIQLLIRLHMSLTTFFLMEISNVNRNSGERLITCKVILQILNYIRWKNGSLDLFDSEEDESPHAICPHIPAFIETAITHAIISPESRNYELSWIKASESLSDTTKETHNLRSISNILEKIDDIHIKRFIEIDDVFSKSCKNLCPCPGWFISRLLEISQFVPNMSITNSKLINFDKRRFVSNIVSNILDLIPNERELPFDFELAEENSSKKNTFGRILFNTFEDLDKAYRKRTKKVSESEAISEKFQERGIFNEVLVNEIEKIKREARKLEVLLDQEKTSKNSAALHQTVTKKNRKSVIITGTNGDNDHNYSPSKTAGQTSSLVSVMDSSNSARNRRDSRASFSTNRSSVVSNSSHNGVSKKIGGFFRRPFSIGGFNTSSSNYSLNSILSQEISSNKSILPSILPEVDPTQLHDLKPSYTLKTFEIKSIMEIINHRNIPAYYFAFKIVMQNGHEYLIQATGYNDLNEWMKMIKASKRFSFHSKKYKGKTHNKIFGVPLEDVCERENTLIPTIIVKLLEEIELRGLDEVGLYRIPGSIGSINALKNAFDEEGATDNSFTLEDDRWFEVNAIAGCFKMYLRELPDSLFSHAMVNDFTDLAIKYKAHAMANEEYKRIMNELLQKLPTCYYQTLKRIVFHLNKVHQHVANNKMDASNLAIVFSMSFINQEDLANSMGSRLGAVQTILQDFIKNPNDYFKQ; encoded by the coding sequence ATGAAAGGTCTTCTCTGGTCTAAGAACAGGAAATCTTCTTCGACAAGTACTACTTCAGGCTCAACATCCACGTCTCAAAAGACTACTTCTACGTCCACCGCATCGTCGTTGTCGTCACCGTCATCATCCTCTCAAACGATTCGGAACTCGACAAGTAGTGCTCCTCAATACATGCATTCCCATCATCACCATGGTCAGGGACACGGCTACTACAAAGGAGAAGACAGCAACAGAGataagagaaaaagttCTGTATTTGCATCCTCCAAACAGTATACATCGACCAGTTCCAGCCAGGTCAACTTAGGTGTGTATCATTCCGATACGAACGCCAGGTCATCGAGAAGCATTGCTTCTACGCTAAAAGACGATTCTCCCTCTATCTATTCCGAAGAGGATGCCAGCAATTCTTCCAGTCAGAAGTCCTATGCCCAAGATGAAGCTTCCATGGCCCACAAAAAGAGTACACATTCGAAAGATATGGCGTTGCCCTCTCGTTCATCCTCTTTATCACCTCCTCAATCTCGAAGTAGTAATGGAACCGCATTTGAAAGATCACTGAATTCTGCCggcaacagcaacagcaataaCAATGGTAACGAGGTGGAACCAAGGCAAAGGAATGTTATCCACCTAAGCTCTGACAACTATGATACAACTGTTTTCAAGACAGGATGGGTGAATAAATCTCATGGCCAAACTGTAGCAACAAACTATAATAGCTCGATGACTGCCCCCACCTCGACCTCGACCTCTTCGTCTCAAAATCTTCGTAATGACGCTTATTCCAGGAACAGAGAAAGCAGATTCTATGGTAATGACAGCTCATCTTCgaaaaatgatgataacaCGAATAGTTCGACCATAAGCAATGGCAATGATATTGCCTCGACAAGAAGTAGCATGGCTTTGGACCCTCAAATGCTAGTGCCCGATTATCGTCTCTATAGGGCACAATTAAAAGGTTGCGTGCTCAACCTTTACAAAAGTGGTTTGAATAGCAATGTCAAATTTTTCGATCCAAGTTTACCAGCTTCAAACAACAATATAGCGAATGAAAatcatcaacaaaaaaagcaacaaaCAAACCTCCATGCTCAAGCAGAAGCACAGCTCCAAAGGCAATCATCTGACCAAGTGGGGGAACCCATTACATTAGAATTGAAATACTTATCTGAAGTTTACCCTCATCCAGATTTGAAACTGGACAATGAAGGCAAAATTATATCAGGAACAATAGAAAGTTTGTGTCATGCAGTCTTATTTTATTCTGGTTCAAAGCATTCAGGTATACCTAGTGAAAAATCCTTATCAAAGACCCATAGAACTGTCATCAATCTGTTATTGATGTTTCCATTAATAGATCAGTTCATTaaatttctgaaaatattcaatcAGTTCGGTCTTTCTTTTACCAAAAATAGGTCGAGATTGACAAATAATTCCACACAATTCTACAACATATCTCCAGCTGTCGATGAATCCATGACCCAAAGATTAGCCCTAGCGACTAAGACGATCCTTGATGTATTTCCAGGGTTTCTTCTTGATGAACCAATGCTCAAAGctataatttctttattagaCACTATATCTTTGCACAATGATGAAATATCgaacaatttaaaaatcaaaattgcCAACAAGCATAACGAATTAATGAAACTAACCGCATTTAGTCGATCTCTATCAACGGCAACATCATCAACGCATGAACTGGAGATTATTTTAGATCCAAGTTATTTCCTATCTTTAGACATCAAGACATTAGCTGATGAAGTTCATCAAATCAATTtaaaatttgataaagttTGGGCCCCAAAATTTGATTACTCTCTGCTTTATGACTCCAAGTTTGTCAATCGAAGAATCATCTCATTAAATCCATTGGTATTTAATAACAACCAAAATGTCCATTTTCTAGGACGACTATTAGTGTCACATTTATTTCCAACAAATCCTGCATTTAGTAAAAAAGTAACTCCAAAAGTGAGAGCCGAGCTATTAAATAAATGGGTCCAAATTGGATGTAGATTTGAACATTTGGGTGACATGGTATCATGGCTAGCTGTTGCCACTATTATTTGCTCTGTTCCTGTTCTAAGATCATCTTCATGGAAACATGTTCCTGATCAATCCCTGAAGACTATATTCAAGGATTGGGTTCCTACAATTATTCAATTAGAGAGGCGACAAAGGACATCTAAATCTACAAGCAGTGTTTTCATCCTCGCTCCACCTAACCTGGACGATGATTTTACAAGAGCCAATGTCATTTCCTATTTTGGAGACTTGCTAATCCACGCTGATGATTTGCCATCCGACGCGAAATTTAAGTActtggagaagaaaattaacAGAACTAAGAACGCTTTTCATAAATGGCAACAAAGATTACAGGCAATTGACTCTGcaagaaataaaactaaCTCATCTGGGAATATTGGGGATAATGATTCATCTACTAGCGTTGTTTATCAGCTCTGGAAGTTCCATTTATCACAATCTCCGCTGAACATTGAAGGAATAATGAAACTAAGTCTTCAACACGAACCTCCAACAATTGATCAGAAAGCATATTCTACAATTGGCTCTCAAAGAAGCGCTTTAGTAACTGGGAGTTATTTGCCGATTTTATTCAATGAACTACTGCCAAACTATTCATTGTTCCCTAAAAATACGCTAGTAGGTGCTGCCAGTGATGCAAAACTACCCCCACCAAGATCTTCTGCCCGCCTTTCGAAGTCACTTTCGATTAGCGAGCCAATAATGACTTCCAATAGTCACACCGCAAGTCCATTCACAGATGAAGTTCTGTCCGCATCCagtgataataataagGTAACAGGGGTTGGCAAGATTGATGGACCAGTGATCAAAGAGATGTCAtcaaaacaatcaaataAGCAAAGGTTATTAAAGTCTGTCAGAGATGTGTTTAATATTGATATGGATGTATTTCATATATCCGATGATTTAGTATTCAAATCTGTATACGATAATGATGGTAAGTCGCGTCCTGCTAGTATGGTCATAGAAACACCAAAGAGATTCTCACAGCACTCTTCTATGCTTATTAACAACATCGCTACtccaaatcaaaaagtGAGAGATTCCATGGATACTGCCGGAAGATTAAGTAAGACTTTAGAGAATATggactttttcaataatattgGTCAGGTCTCAGATTCACTAAAGGAATCCATTATTCATGTGGTACTAAAATCATCTTCACTAGAAAAGATTTTTGATTTACTTGTATTAACAACTaatattttctcaaaattgGTTGATACTAAAGACCTTGAGAATTATTACTATCACCAAAAGCAGAGAAGTCACTCTAATAGAGGCCCTTCCGATGATAACATAGGATTATTGGATTATGCATTCATTAGATTAACTATGGACAATGATATTTTCACAgaaacattctttaacacATATAAAAGTTTTACTACTACAACAGCAGTATTAGAAAACATGGCGAAACGGTATGTTGGTGCCAAAAGTTGCAGTGTGTCGATTTCCAAGATTTTGGGTCGCAATGgagattcaaaaatgaagataaaTGAGGATTCCAACTtggtttcttcttcattatacGATCAGAATTTTCCTGTATGGGACATGAAAGTGATTGATGATGAGAATGTAAACCTTATTTATATGgccaaaattcaaattggCGCTGCCGAAGCTATACTTCATTTAGTTAAAAATCACTACTCTGACTTCACAGATGATTTATCTAGCAACTCCACTTTATTGGAcattataaaaataatggagCAAGAAGTATCTACTGAATGGCCTACGAGGATTGCCAACCTCAAGGTACAGAAGGGCCTGCCAGAAAACTTTATCATTGAATCAGAGAATTTATTGACTGTGCTAACCGATCTATTCCACAGTACTAAATCAGCTTACCAAAAACAGTTATACAGACCCATTGGTGTTAATAGAACTCAGAGGAGGATAACCGACAATTTGAATTATTTTAACAAGTTCTCCTTCACAGATCTCAACAGTATCATTGATGATCCTTCTTTCAACGATGACATGATTagatcttttcaaaagttacGCTCCACCAATTACGAAGACATACTAGAGTGGATCTACCAATTAGATAATTTTATTTCCAAGAAGGTCAACTTAGTTTCTAAAAAAGATTGGATagttatttttcaagagTTAGAGTTGCTTTCGAAGGAATCtttagtttctttcttcaattatCCATTACATTTCAAGTCAAGCAAACTGATAAACCCTGGGTATTTACAATTACATGAGTTTGAAATTTCCAATCTTTTTACCTGGATTTCTACTTTGATTATCAAGGATAACGAAGGCAAAGATagtcttttctttgaaagacTTCCCCAGTCTATACAGTTGTTAATAAGGCTACACATGAGTCTAACGACATTCTTCCTAATGGAAATTTCAAATGTCAACAGGAATAGTGGTGAAAGGTTAATTACTTGTAAAGTCATTTTACAAATATTGAATTATATTCGgtggaaaaatggaagtTTGGATTTATTTGATTCAGAAGAGGATGAAAGCCCTCATGCCATATGTCCACATATCCCAGCTTTTATTGAAACTGCTATTACGCATGCCATAATTTCACCAGAGTCAAGGAACTATGAACTTTCGTGGATCAAAGCTTCTGAAAGTCTTTCAGACACTACTAAAGAGACCCATAATCTAAGGTCCATTAGTAACATTTTAGAAAAGATAGATGACATACATATAAAGAGATTCATTGAGATTGATGATGTATTCAGTAAAAGCTGCAAGAATTTATGCCCCTGTCCTGGTTGGTTTATTTCAAGGTTGCTGGAAATATCTCAGTTTGTCCCTAATATGAGTATAACCAATTCCAAACTTATCAACTTTGATAAGAGAAGATTTGTTAGCAACATAGTATCCAACATACTAGATTTAATTCCTAACGAAAGAGAGCTTCCATTTGATTTTGAGTTAGCGGaagaaaattcttcaaaaaaaaatacttttgGCCGTATTCTGTTTAATACCTTTGAAGATCTGGATAAAGCATACAGAAAAAGGACGAAAAAAGTTTCAGAGTCAGAAGCTATATcggaaaaatttcaagagcGGGGAATTTTTAATGAAGTTCTAGTCAATGAAATTGAGAAGATTAAAAGAGAAGCTAGAAAATTAGAGGTCTTACTCGACCAAGAAAAGACCTCAAAGAACTCTGCTGCTTTACACCAGACTGTtacgaagaaaaatagaaagtCTGTAATTATCACAGGTACTAATGGTGACAACGATCACAACTACAGTCCTAGTAAGACTGCTGGCCAAACATCATCTCTTGTCAGCGTTATGGACAGCAGTAATTCAGCAAGAAATAGAAGAGATTCGAGAGCTTCATTTTCCACGAACAGATCGTCAGTAGTATCAAACTCTAGTCATAATGGGGTTAGTAAAAAGATCGGTGGATTTTTCAGAAGACCATTTTCAATCGGTGGATTCAACACATCAAGTTCTAATTATTCACTAAACAGCATACTCTCACAAGAAATTTCGAGTAACAAGTCCATATTGCCAAGTATACTTCCAGAAGTCGATCCCACGCAACTACATGACTTGAAACCTAGTTATACTTTAAAAACGTTCGAAATCAAATCAATAATGGAAATAATCAATCACAGGAATATTCCAGCTTACTATTTTGCATTCAAGATAGTCATGCAAAATGGTCACGAGTATTTGATTCAAGCGACTGGTTATAATGATCTCAATGAatggatgaaaatgatcaaAGCCTCTAAGAGATTCTCATTCCATTcgaaaaaatataaaggCAAAACCCATAACAAGATTTTTGGCGTACCATTAGAAGACGTGTGTGAAAGAGAGAACACGTTGATTCCTACAATTATTGTAAAATTattagaagaaattgaattaCGCGGATTAGACGAAGTGGGGTTATATAGAATTCCTGGTTCCATCGGTAGCATAAATGCCTTAAAGAATGCCTTTGACGAAGAAGGTGCCACTGATAACTCCTTTACATTGGAAGATGACAGATGGTTTGAAGTGAATGCCATTGCAGGATGTTTTAAAATGTATTTAAGAGAATTGCCAgactctttattttctcatgCCATGGTAAACGACTTTACCGATTTAGCCATCAAATATAAAGCACATGCAATGGCAAATGAAGAGTACAAgaggataatgaatgaGTTGCTTCAAAAGTTACCCACATGCTACTACcaaactttgaaaagaattgtATTTCATTTGAATAAAGTACACCAACATGTtgcaaacaataaaatGGATGCATCGAATTTGgctattgttttttctatGAGTTTTATTAACCAAGAAGATTTGGCAAACAGTATGGGATCCAGATTGGGAGCAGTCCAGACGATCCTTCAGGATTTTATCAAGAATCCAAATGATTATTTCAAGCAATAA
- the MYG1 gene encoding Myg1p (similar to Saccharomyces cerevisiae YER156C; ancestral locus Anc_8.208) has product MNNVKRIKLNYKMAKQICTHSGSFHADESLAVYMLRLLPEFKDAKLVRSRNPKDWEASDILVDVGAQYDGVKFFDHHQRGFFETFNEKYKTKLSSAGLIFKHYGRDIIKTILKDKVTSSDLDILYDKVYKQFVEALDANDNGISKYTIPKDCDLEPNFRDNAISIPGIVSGMNPNWNEDSSDESFDKCFARASKFIGEVFVTLVKGYGESWLPAKALVAQAIDERMNVDKSGKIIVLPQFCPWKEHLYELEREKNIEKQIEFVLFTDSSGAWRVSTVPVNSTSFQFRRGLPEPLRGLRDDELSTKSGVPGCIFIHAAGFIGGAKTKEAVYELAKMSLV; this is encoded by the coding sequence ATGAATAAcgtgaaaagaataaagctGAATTACAAGATGGCTAAGCAAATTTGTACACATTCCGGATCTTTCCATGCAGATGAGTCGTTGGCTGTATACATGCTAAGATTGCTTCCCGAATTTAAAGATGCCAAGTTAGTCAGGTCGAGAAACCCTAAGGACTGGGAGGCTAGTGATATATTGGTGGACGTCGGTGCCCAGTATGATGGcgtgaaattttttgaccACCACCAGCGTGgtttttttgaaactttcAACGAGAAATACAAGACCAAACTTTCGAGTGCTGGCCTAATCTTCAAACACTATGGTCGTGACATTATCAAGACCATATTGAAGGACAAAGTTACCAGCTCCGATCTTGATATATTGTATGACAAAGTGTACAAACAGTTTGTCGAGGCGCTGGATGCAAACGACAATGGTATTAGCAAGTACACCATTCCTAAGGATTGCGATCTGGAACCCAACTTTAGGGACAATGCCATCAGCATCCCTGGGATCGTTTCGGGCATGAATCCAAACTGGAATGAAGACAGCTCAGATGAGTCTTTCGACAAATGCTTTGCTCGCGCAAGCAAGTTTATCGGCGAGGTCTTTGTCACTTTGGTGAAAGGCTACGGTGAATCGTGGCTGCCAGCCAAGGCCCTTGTGGCACAAGCGATTGATGAAAGAATGAATGTTGACAAGAGCGGCAAAATCATTGTCTTGCCTCAGTTCTGTCCCTGGAAGGAACACCTATACGAGCTtgaaagagagaaaaatatcGAGAAACAAATCGAGTTTGTTCTCTTCACAGACTCCTCTGGTGCCTGGAGGGTCTCTACTGTGCCTGTCAACTCtacttcttttcaattcagAAGAGGTTTGCCAGAACCATTAAGAGGCCTCAGAGACGACGAGTTGAGTACCAAGAGTGGCGTCCCAGGATGCATCTTCATCCACGCAGCAGGATTCATCGGTGGTGCCAAGACGAAAGAGGCTGTTTACGAGCTAGCCAAGATGTCTTTAGTCTAG